In the genome of Trichoplusia ni isolate ovarian cell line Hi5 chromosome 27, tn1, whole genome shotgun sequence, one region contains:
- the LOC113505758 gene encoding uncharacterized protein LOC113505758, whose amino-acid sequence MYKGSNYAWRSQDETQSNELSLRERREELRMAALTDGFYSLQSPTAGHELIAAIRPVFWDWLEWRHGALTYRLTQVLTGHGCFGKYLCRIGRELTEECHHCEAPEDDAMHTLLVCPAWANNRRDLVAKIGEPALSLTDVISAMVRSECAWQAVADYCENTMATKEAAERVRESSSDIPSRRRRPRRQRQNDLRPP is encoded by the coding sequence ATGTACAAGGGTTCGAACTACGCGTGGCGAAGCCAAGATGAAACCCAGAGCAACGAGCTATCTTTGAGGGAAAGGAGGGAGGAATTGCGAATGGCGGCACTGACAGACGGGTTCTATAGCCTACAGAGTCCCACCGCTGGGCATGAACTCATAGCTGCCATCCGTCCCGTCTTCTGGGACTGGTTGGAGTGGCGGCATGGAGCTCTTACATACCGACTGACACAGGTGCTGACCGGCCATGGCTGTTTCGGTAAGTACCTGTGTCGGATAGGACGTGAGCTAACAGAAGAGTGCCACCACTGTGAGGCCCCAGAGGACGATGCAATGCACACTTTGCTGGTCTGCCCGGCGTGGGCAAACAATAGGCGCGACCTAGTCGCAAAAATCGGCGAACCGGCTCTGTCACTCACAGATGTGATCTCGGCCATGGTACGGAGTGAGTGCGCCTGGCAGGCAGTAGCAGACTACTGCGAAAACACCATGGCGACCAAGGAAGCTGCGGAACGCGTGAGGGAATCGTCGAGCGATATCCCATCGCGACGCAGACGTCCCAGGCGGCAACGACAAAACGACCTACGGCCACCGTAA